Genomic segment of Saprospira sp. CCB-QB6:
TTTGTTCATCAAATGCCCGCAAGAGCTGCTGCCCCCCTAAACGAAATAACTCATTGTCGTACTTCTGAGCAGGCCCCAAAATATAGCCCATCCGATAACGCCCCATTACACTAAGCTGCCCCAATATCGGCTGATAATACTGCAAATCGGTCTCTATCTGATATTGGGCTGCCGTACTAGCAGTATCATAGAGTTGCCCAAAATCAAAGTCCAAATCCGCTGGGTCCTTTAAATTCAATATGGCCGAATTGGGCCGAATACTTTTCTGCCCCAAACTCCCTGTCAAGCCTAAGATAAATCCCCGCCTAGGATTCCAACGATAATCTACCCGCCTTAAATGATAATCTAAGCCCAACATATTCTGCCGACTATCAACCAAGCTGGGCAACTGCCGATTCTGCAAAACCGTTAAGGTATCCATTTGCTGCACAGTTGTAGTACTATTTTTCCAAAAAGCAGTCAGCTCTTGGTTCCCATCAAAAAGATAACTAAGGCCCAATTGACTAATGATGTCGATATAAGTGCTATCTCTCCGATAAATGGAAAAGTCGCCCTCTAAACCCAAAGGCGTTTTAAAGATATAAGGCGCCGAATAGACCAAGTTCAATTCCGAACGGCCCGTCTCAAATTGTTGCCATTTGCCCGCAATCTGCTGCCCCCGCCCAAAGGGATTTAAGAGCTCTATATCTACCTGCCCCGTAAATTTAAAGCGAGGAGCAGGAGGAATTGCATTGTCATTGGGCAAAACCCCAAAGATCACATCAAAGCGGCTGGCATTTTTCTTCTGCACAAATAAGATGGGCTTGGCCAAATTCCCCTCAAATAGAATGTAGGGATCGGCAGAAAGGGCCAAAAAGGGGAGCTCCGCTACCCGCTTGCGAATAGTCTGTATTTTCCGCTCATCATATAAATCTCCTTTTTTTAGGCCCAAATAACGAGACAAAAACCCTTTGCGAATGGGGATTGGCCCTTTCTTCTTTCCCTTTTGCCGAATATCTAAACTATCTAAGCGAATCAATGGCCCTTGGTCCAATAGTAGCTGAGCCGAAATATTCTGCCCCTCTATCTTGTCTAGCTGCCAATGCGTTTGCGCAAAGGGATAACCATGGCGCTCGGCATATTCTAATAAGGCCAATTCTAAATCAGAGAT
This window contains:
- a CDS encoding BamA/TamA family outer membrane protein; amino-acid sequence: MPSLLIFLVCLLSTVVVYGQQFSLAFPLDSLPKRWLKKEAEPQGLTAAALQQYWPKQLARLHQLGYLAAELGPPRQLDSQAYVVPVILGPVYRLEQLALDSISPYQLAALGPKYWDLEGQAFSMEQISDLELALLEYAERHGYPFAQTHWQLDKIEGQNISAQLLLDQGPLIRLDSLDIRQKGKKKGPIPIRKGFLSRYLGLKKGDLYDERKIQTIRKRVAELPFLALSADPYILFEGNLAKPILFVQKKNASRFDVIFGVLPNDNAIPPAPRFKFTGQVDIELLNPFGRGQQIAGKWQQFETGRSELNLVYSAPYIFKTPLGLEGDFSIYRRDSTYIDIISQLGLSYLFDGNQELTAFWKNSTTTVQQMDTLTVLQNRQLPSLVDSRQNMLGLDYHLRRVDYRWNPRRGFILGLTGSLGQKSIRPNSAILNLKDPADLDFDFGQLYDTASTAAQYQIETDLQYYQPILGQLSVMGRYRMGYILGPAQKYDNELFRLGGQQLLRAFDEQSILSENYHLVSVEVRYILGQNSYTYLFGDLAQFEQASQQRNTYAFGAGLALETPVGIFAISYALGNYWENAILFRNAKIHFGYLNRF